A genomic stretch from Gardnerella leopoldii includes:
- a CDS encoding histidine phosphatase family protein, whose amino-acid sequence MQNNGTKESSQKECSKQGCLVLLRHGQTAWSVSGQHTGRTDLPLTEVGVEQAKEAGARLQCVFTKGFDKDCVLVSPLRRAQQTAQFAGFDSYTICDSALEWDYGAAEGRTRADISKLSGVEAWDVWKHGPKVLPSHMVSDAKEVLPSGEAVDVHRTSGESLQEVSDRTQKIIDMAMPKLKLGKDVLIVAHAHVLRILTARWLGVSPDFARLLRMDTAHYSVLGAYKGDNVIVHWNC is encoded by the coding sequence ATGCAAAATAACGGCACTAAAGAATCCTCTCAGAAAGAATGCTCGAAGCAGGGTTGCTTGGTGTTACTTCGCCACGGCCAAACTGCTTGGAGTGTGTCCGGTCAACATACCGGGCGCACGGATTTGCCTCTTACTGAAGTTGGTGTTGAGCAGGCAAAAGAGGCTGGCGCTAGATTGCAGTGTGTGTTCACAAAAGGTTTTGATAAGGATTGTGTGCTTGTAAGTCCACTTCGTCGCGCGCAGCAAACAGCTCAGTTTGCTGGTTTTGATTCGTATACAATTTGCGATAGTGCGCTGGAGTGGGATTATGGTGCTGCTGAGGGTCGCACGCGCGCTGATATTTCTAAACTAAGTGGCGTTGAGGCTTGGGATGTGTGGAAGCATGGTCCTAAAGTTCTTCCTTCTCACATGGTTAGTGACGCTAAAGAGGTGCTTCCTAGTGGAGAAGCAGTGGATGTGCACAGAACTTCTGGAGAAAGCTTGCAAGAGGTTTCGGATCGTACTCAAAAGATTATTGATATGGCAATGCCTAAATTGAAATTAGGTAAGGACGTGCTTATTGTTGCGCATGCTCATGTGTTGCGTATTCTTACTGCGCGCTGGCTTGGAGTAAGCCCAGATTTTGCACGACTTCTTCGTATGGATACCGCGCATTATTCTGTGTTGGGCGCGTACAAAGGCGATAATGTAATTGTGCATTGGAATTGCTGA
- a CDS encoding nitroreductase family protein, with protein MLKGIRNNVPNLRHNETIDTLLNRRSIRAFCNEAIDNDTVVTLEAVAQRAACSQFLNDWSAIKITDSSIKQKLSEIGNQTYIATAPLLYVFIIDQHRNAAIAHKNGVDTSSDEFMLKTRYRFTQAQNDVILALHAMETAAESLGLGCVILGSILNSRTQLIDILNLPKYTYPVLGLAIGKPAQSPELKPRMSADMQIFENTYPADDAELLENLADFDNRVHQYYDLRNASRPVDAFSAQILTIAADDIAKKHEAEDVEQVARQGFNVA; from the coding sequence ATGCTGAAAGGAATAAGAAATAACGTGCCAAATTTACGCCACAACGAAACTATCGATACTTTACTGAATCGCCGCTCCATTCGCGCTTTTTGCAACGAAGCAATTGACAACGATACAGTTGTCACTCTTGAAGCTGTAGCTCAGCGCGCTGCTTGTAGCCAGTTTTTGAACGACTGGTCAGCGATTAAAATTACGGATAGCTCAATTAAGCAAAAGCTTTCCGAAATTGGCAACCAAACATATATTGCTACAGCTCCACTACTGTACGTTTTTATTATTGATCAACATAGAAACGCTGCAATTGCGCACAAAAATGGCGTAGATACCAGTAGCGACGAGTTTATGCTTAAAACTCGCTACCGCTTTACACAGGCTCAAAATGACGTTATTTTGGCGCTTCATGCCATGGAAACTGCCGCGGAATCTTTGGGGCTTGGTTGCGTAATTCTCGGTTCAATTTTGAACAGTAGAACTCAGCTTATTGATATTTTGAATTTGCCTAAATACACGTACCCCGTGCTCGGCCTGGCAATTGGTAAGCCTGCGCAAAGCCCAGAATTAAAGCCGCGAATGAGCGCTGACATGCAGATTTTTGAGAATACCTACCCTGCTGACGACGCTGAATTATTAGAAAATCTTGCTGATTTCGACAATCGCGTGCATCAATATTACGATTTGCGAAATGCTAGCAGACCAGTTGATGCTTTCAGCGCACAAATTCTTACTATAGCAGCAGACGATATTGCCAAAAAACACGAAGCAGAAGATGTTGAGCAGGTTGCAAGGCAAGGTTTTAACGTTGCGTAA
- a CDS encoding ABC transporter substrate-binding protein produces the protein MMNRTIKSTIALVACSAMAFGALAACGSSSSDSSAKGKVYFLNFKPEAADQWKEVAKAYTKKTGVEVKVQTAASGTYEQSLKSEISKGDEAPTLFQINGPVGYASWKDYTADLKDTELYNQLQNKDIALKDGDKVVGIPYAMETYGLIYNKALLKKYTELKDAKVKSAEEINSFDKLKAVADDIQKHKADLGVDGAFTSAGFDSSSDWRFKTHLANLPLYYEFKEDHVTKQPAKVKGSFLDGYKKIFDLYITDSTTPATKIGSKTGEDANAEFSQGKAVFYQNGTWAWGDLSKAGMKAEDLGMLPIYIGAKGEEKQGLATGSENYWCINEKTSDANKKATKDFLKWLLTSDAGKEAISKKMGFTTPFKSFADIKSDNPLTQAAVEDAKSGKTPVSWNFTVMPSDNWKNDLGSALLEYAQGTGKWDKVKTAFVDGWAKEYSQAHEDDD, from the coding sequence ATGATGAATCGTACAATTAAATCAACAATTGCACTGGTAGCTTGCTCGGCAATGGCTTTTGGCGCGCTTGCAGCTTGCGGATCCTCCTCAAGTGACAGCTCTGCTAAAGGTAAGGTTTACTTCTTGAACTTTAAGCCAGAAGCTGCAGATCAGTGGAAGGAAGTAGCTAAGGCATACACCAAGAAAACAGGTGTTGAAGTTAAGGTTCAAACTGCTGCTTCCGGAACTTATGAGCAGTCTTTGAAGAGTGAAATCAGTAAGGGTGATGAAGCTCCTACACTCTTCCAGATCAATGGCCCAGTTGGCTACGCAAGCTGGAAGGATTACACTGCTGATTTAAAGGATACTGAGCTTTATAACCAGCTTCAGAACAAGGATATTGCTTTGAAGGATGGAGATAAGGTTGTTGGAATTCCATATGCAATGGAAACCTACGGCTTGATTTATAACAAGGCTTTGCTTAAGAAGTACACCGAGCTCAAGGATGCTAAGGTAAAGTCTGCTGAAGAAATCAACTCCTTCGATAAGTTGAAGGCTGTTGCAGACGACATTCAGAAGCATAAGGCTGATCTTGGTGTTGATGGTGCCTTCACTTCTGCAGGTTTTGATTCCAGCTCTGACTGGCGCTTTAAGACCCATCTTGCAAATCTTCCTCTGTACTACGAGTTCAAGGAAGATCATGTTACCAAGCAGCCTGCAAAGGTAAAGGGTAGCTTCCTTGACGGTTATAAGAAGATTTTCGATCTTTACATTACTGATTCCACTACACCAGCAACAAAGATTGGTTCCAAGACTGGTGAAGATGCTAATGCTGAATTCTCACAGGGTAAAGCTGTGTTCTATCAGAATGGTACTTGGGCTTGGGGCGACCTTTCCAAGGCTGGTATGAAGGCTGAAGACCTTGGTATGCTTCCAATTTATATTGGTGCTAAGGGCGAAGAGAAGCAAGGTTTGGCAACTGGTTCTGAGAACTACTGGTGCATAAATGAGAAGACGTCTGACGCTAACAAGAAGGCAACTAAGGACTTCTTGAAGTGGCTGCTTACTTCCGATGCTGGTAAGGAAGCTATTTCTAAGAAGATGGGCTTCACCACTCCATTCAAGAGCTTCGCAGATATCAAGTCCGACAACCCATTGACTCAGGCAGCTGTTGAAGATGCTAAGTCTGGTAAGACTCCAGTAAGCTGGAACTTCACCGTAATGCCATCTGATAACTGGAAGAACGACCTCGGCTCCGCTTTGCTTGAGTATGCTCAGGGCACCGGCAAGTGGGATAAGGTTAAGACAGCATTCGTGGATGGTTGGGCCAAGGAATATTCTCAGGCTCATGAAGATGACGACTGA